In a genomic window of Akkermansiaceae bacterium:
- a CDS encoding formylglycine-generating enzyme family protein, whose amino-acid sequence MSHNSPAATMPVRTAGLILSFMATSLCAEEAKPAAVDIPAPKYFEVTKKVHALVVKNSQAQTSLDAYTELVPKAGGAKLAMLPVAGGEFLLGSPEDEEERNADEGPQKKVKIEPFWMSKHEISWKFYTPFYQNGVAREKDGTLMNPTGKEDLATIVCQPTPQYHDMFLNNAFVNDGDHPAMDMTHHAASMFCQWLSAQTGHFYRLPTEAEWEYACRAGTTTRWSFGDDEEKLGDYAWYEDNSNFTYQEVGLKEPNPWGFHDMHGNVAEWVLDQYSTDFYQQIKEGAINPWNVPTTRYPRVVRGGSWDDSPATTRSAARMPSDKGWKSKDPQIPKSVWYHTDSQHVGFRIVRPVKIPSAEEMHRFWNTDWCTPERNREDL is encoded by the coding sequence ATGTCCCACAACTCACCAGCAGCCACCATGCCCGTTAGGACAGCCGGACTGATCTTGTCGTTTATGGCCACATCGCTGTGTGCCGAGGAGGCAAAACCTGCCGCGGTCGATATCCCGGCACCGAAGTACTTCGAGGTGACCAAAAAGGTGCACGCATTGGTTGTCAAAAACTCCCAAGCCCAAACAAGCCTGGACGCCTATACCGAACTTGTTCCCAAGGCGGGTGGTGCCAAGCTCGCGATGTTGCCGGTGGCAGGTGGTGAGTTCCTACTCGGCTCACCGGAGGACGAGGAGGAGCGCAACGCCGACGAGGGGCCGCAGAAAAAGGTCAAAATCGAGCCGTTCTGGATGTCCAAACACGAGATCAGCTGGAAGTTCTATACGCCGTTCTATCAAAATGGCGTGGCGCGCGAGAAGGACGGCACGTTGATGAACCCCACCGGCAAGGAGGATCTCGCCACCATCGTCTGCCAGCCGACTCCGCAGTACCATGACATGTTTTTGAATAACGCCTTTGTCAATGATGGTGATCATCCAGCGATGGATATGACCCACCACGCCGCCAGCATGTTCTGTCAGTGGCTCAGCGCGCAAACGGGTCATTTTTACCGGCTCCCCACCGAAGCCGAATGGGAATACGCCTGCCGCGCCGGCACCACCACCCGCTGGTCGTTTGGTGACGATGAGGAGAAGCTGGGCGATTACGCCTGGTATGAGGACAACTCGAATTTCACCTACCAGGAAGTGGGCCTCAAGGAGCCCAATCCGTGGGGTTTCCACGATATGCACGGCAACGTCGCCGAGTGGGTGCTCGATCAATACAGCACGGATTTTTACCAGCAGATCAAAGAGGGCGCCATCAACCCATGGAACGTGCCCACCACCCGCTATCCACGTGTGGTCCGCGGTGGCAGCTGGGACGATTCCCCGGCCACCACCCGGAGTGCCGCACGCATGCCGTCGGACAAAGGCTGGAAGAGCAAAGACCCGCAGATCCCCAAAAGTGTCTGGTATCACACCGATAGCCAACACGTCGGCTTCCGCATCGTGCGGCCTGTCAAGATCCCCAGCGCCGAGGAAATGCACCGTTTCTGGAACACCGACTGGTGTACGCCCGAGCGGAACCGGGAGGATTTGTAA
- a CDS encoding type II secretion system protein GspG, with protein sequence MKAHPNYRKEKTPGFALREMITSLVIIIPLASIAIPTFNYIQKASRENKTLVLVRLISHGLEDYRRDYGTYPVADGKAGSSGELYIALYGDADGDGYVDNETNNYLPSLNPHSAKSKTPTRASNEGYLITDSWNNEIYYRSPGLINPRDDFDLWSLGVDAKGGPESNNRNATSNDICNW encoded by the coding sequence ATGAAAGCCCACCCTAACTACAGAAAAGAAAAAACACCAGGTTTTGCGTTGCGAGAAATGATCACCTCACTCGTCATTATCATCCCCCTCGCCTCGATTGCCATTCCCACCTTTAACTACATCCAAAAAGCAAGCAGGGAAAACAAAACCCTCGTTCTTGTCAGGCTCATTTCCCATGGACTGGAGGATTACCGCCGTGATTACGGAACCTATCCTGTTGCTGACGGCAAGGCGGGCAGTAGTGGGGAACTCTACATCGCCCTCTACGGGGATGCGGACGGCGATGGCTATGTTGATAACGAAACGAATAACTACCTCCCGTCACTCAACCCTCATTCAGCTAAAAGCAAGACGCCAACCCGTGCATCCAACGAGGGTTACCTCATCACCGACAGCTGGAACAACGAGATTTACTATCGCAGCCCGGGATTAATCAACCCTCGTGACGACTTCGACCTTTGGTCACTGGGGGTCGATGCCAAAGGCGGGCCGGAATCAAACAACCGGAATGCCACGTCCAACGACATCTGCAACTGGTAG